One segment of Carassius auratus strain Wakin chromosome 2, ASM336829v1, whole genome shotgun sequence DNA contains the following:
- the LOC113120989 gene encoding succinate dehydrogenase cytochrome b560 subunit, mitochondrial-like: protein MALLLRTVARQGLCSSRLQLAVLYRHAVPMGTTAKEEMDKFWNKNTRLNRPVSPHISIYQWSVPMMLSISHRGTGVALSSGISAFALAALVLPESYPHYLDLIHSMSFGPQFLAFSKFALAFPVAFHTFNGIRHLLWDLGKGFKIPEVYRSGYIVIALTVLTSIGLAAM from the exons ATGGCGTTGCTTTTAAG GACAGTGGCCCGGCAGGGTCTGTGTTCATCACGGTTGCAGTTAGCCGTACTCTACAGACA TGCTGTTCCTATGGGAACTACAGCAAAAGAGGAAATGGACAAGTTTTGGAACAAAAACACACGACTTAACCGACCTGTCTCGCCTCATATAAGCATCTACCA GTGGTCAGTCCCCATGATGTTGTCCATCTCACACAGAGGAACAGGAGTAGCACTAAGCTCAG GAATCTCTGCGTTTGCACTTGCTGCGTTGGTGTTACCTGAGAGTTACCCACATTACCTTGATCTGATTCACTCCATGTCCTTTGGGCCCCAGTTTCTTGCTTTCAGCAAATTTGCTCTGGCTTTCCCAGTGGCTTTCCACACTTTCAACGGCATCCGTCATCTG TTATGGGATCTTGGGAAGGGTTTTAAGATTCCTGAAGTCTATCGTTCTGGCTACATTGTCATTGCTTTGACTGTTCTCACATCGATTGGTCTTGCTGCCATGTAA